From a single Endozoicomonas euniceicola genomic region:
- a CDS encoding response regulator transcription factor has protein sequence MEHTIIIADDHPLFRAAMQAALRQGLTNPEIHEAGSIAALQSVLGQVPSPDLILLDLNMPGAHGLSGLIFLRGHYPEVPVAIVSASEDHHVIQRAIQHGANGFIPKSSPLDTLKEAIAKILDGEVWLPGNAASIATQQKTPDIEQKLASLTPQQFRVLGMISEGLLNKQIAYELEVSEATIKAHVTAIFKKLGVRNRTQAVIAMKELEIDQPGSHSDRRPDNHSDSP, from the coding sequence ATGGAACACACCATAATAATTGCTGACGATCATCCTCTGTTCCGGGCTGCAATGCAGGCAGCATTACGACAGGGGCTTACGAATCCCGAGATACACGAGGCGGGCTCGATAGCTGCGCTTCAGTCGGTCCTGGGGCAGGTTCCCAGCCCTGACCTTATCCTGCTTGATCTGAATATGCCCGGCGCTCATGGTTTATCCGGCCTTATCTTTCTTCGGGGGCATTATCCGGAAGTACCGGTTGCCATCGTTTCAGCCTCTGAAGACCATCATGTCATCCAGCGTGCCATTCAGCATGGTGCTAACGGCTTTATTCCAAAGTCTTCACCTCTGGACACCCTGAAAGAAGCTATCGCTAAAATACTGGATGGTGAAGTCTGGCTTCCCGGCAATGCAGCGAGCATAGCCACACAACAGAAAACACCGGATATCGAACAAAAGCTCGCCTCACTGACCCCACAGCAGTTCCGGGTATTAGGCATGATCAGCGAAGGTCTGCTGAACAAGCAGATTGCCTACGAGCTGGAAGTGTCAGAAGCCACGATCAAGGCTCATGTTACCGCCATTTTCAAAAAACTGGGGGTTCGCAACCGCACTCAAGCGGTTATTGCCATGAAAGAGCTGGAAATTGACCAGCCTGGCAGCCATTCAGACCGCAGGCCAGACAACCATTCTGATAGCCCCTGA
- a CDS encoding lysophospholipid acyltransferase family protein, which produces MRFTDFIAGQKTRIHPKSGDGITEFIHLLFKQQCYPTRESRHCKMRFTIFNTPVIRPLFTLIARLGLFLSGWKVEGKKPKAPRFILVAAPHTSNLDFFYGIAIGLCTGVHCYWMGKSSLFWGPFGPIMHWLGGIAVDRTKPKSMVKQTVCAFKGNKQLRLVICPEGTRAKGDRWRTGFYHVAKNANIPIVLGYLDFKRKVGGFGPIVKPTDNMEKDLCEIQAFYESVTGKHPERFSPVQSKGCCAQYCDTQPKAAIAK; this is translated from the coding sequence ATGCGCTTCACTGACTTTATCGCCGGACAGAAGACTAGGATTCATCCAAAGTCCGGCGATGGCATCACCGAATTCATACACCTGTTATTTAAACAACAGTGTTATCCAACGAGAGAATCACGGCACTGCAAAATGCGCTTTACGATTTTCAATACACCAGTTATTCGCCCGTTATTTACCCTGATTGCCAGGCTGGGACTGTTTTTGTCTGGCTGGAAAGTGGAAGGTAAAAAGCCCAAGGCCCCGAGATTTATTCTTGTTGCTGCCCCCCATACCAGTAACTTGGATTTTTTCTATGGTATTGCTATTGGCCTGTGCACCGGCGTCCACTGCTACTGGATGGGCAAATCCAGCCTGTTTTGGGGGCCTTTTGGACCCATCATGCACTGGCTGGGGGGCATTGCCGTCGACCGCACAAAGCCAAAAAGCATGGTAAAACAGACGGTCTGCGCCTTCAAAGGTAACAAGCAGCTGCGCCTGGTCATCTGCCCGGAAGGCACCCGCGCAAAAGGCGATCGCTGGCGCACCGGGTTTTATCATGTGGCTAAGAACGCCAATATACCCATTGTTCTGGGTTATCTGGATTTCAAACGCAAAGTAGGCGGCTTTGGCCCGATAGTGAAACCCACCGACAATATGGAAAAAGATCTGTGTGAAATTCAGGCCTTCTATGAGAGCGTTACCGGTAAACATCCCGAACGCTTCAGCCCGGTACAATCTAAAGGCTGCTGCGCCCAATACTGTGACACACAACCAAAAGCGGCTATTGCAAAGTAA
- the dinB gene encoding DNA polymerase IV, whose amino-acid sequence MSDQLSTSSPGENRKILHVDADAFYCSVEEREDRSLKGKAFAVGGRPERRGVIATCSYAARKAGVRSAMASFQAVRLCPELKIIPPRFELYKEASKKMHDIFQRYTALIEPLSLDEAYLDVTGVELCKGSATLMAQDIMRAVRDEVGITVSVGAAPNKFLAKVASDWNKPNGLFVIPPADIEDFVFELPVERIHGVGKVTAEKMHNKGIFTCGQLRQYSPLELCRWFGTFGERLWEMARGVDERPVETGRRRKSLSVEHTYDADLLDEAAIVAKVKPLLDDLAQRFSGINSEYAVQKRFVKVKFADFSQTTLEEILDRDDLDAEEHFKTLMVRAWERTNKPVRLLGLGVRLIDLRAPERFLQLELFERKRPGL is encoded by the coding sequence ATGTCTGATCAGCTGTCTACTTCATCGCCTGGAGAAAATCGTAAAATTCTGCACGTGGATGCAGATGCATTTTACTGTTCGGTAGAAGAGCGTGAAGATCGTTCATTAAAAGGAAAAGCCTTTGCTGTTGGTGGCCGCCCAGAGCGACGAGGAGTGATTGCCACTTGCAGTTATGCTGCCAGGAAAGCGGGAGTTCGCTCTGCCATGGCCTCGTTTCAGGCTGTCAGGTTATGTCCTGAATTAAAAATTATTCCGCCACGGTTCGAACTCTATAAAGAAGCTTCGAAAAAAATGCACGACATCTTCCAACGTTACACAGCTCTTATCGAGCCACTGTCGTTGGATGAAGCGTACCTTGATGTCACTGGTGTCGAATTATGCAAAGGAAGCGCCACTCTTATGGCGCAGGATATTATGCGGGCGGTCAGGGACGAAGTGGGTATTACGGTTTCAGTAGGTGCTGCGCCCAATAAATTTCTTGCAAAAGTTGCCAGCGACTGGAATAAGCCGAATGGTTTGTTTGTAATCCCACCCGCAGATATTGAGGACTTTGTCTTTGAACTTCCGGTTGAGCGAATACACGGCGTTGGTAAAGTGACTGCTGAAAAAATGCACAACAAAGGCATTTTTACCTGTGGTCAGTTACGACAGTATTCTCCCCTGGAGCTGTGTCGCTGGTTCGGCACATTTGGCGAGCGCCTCTGGGAAATGGCCCGTGGGGTGGATGAACGCCCGGTGGAAACCGGGCGGCGGCGTAAATCCCTTTCGGTTGAACACACCTACGATGCTGATCTTCTGGATGAGGCTGCTATTGTCGCTAAGGTAAAGCCTCTGCTGGATGATCTGGCGCAGCGGTTTTCTGGTATTAATTCTGAATACGCTGTGCAAAAGCGCTTTGTGAAAGTCAAATTTGCAGACTTCAGCCAGACGACACTGGAAGAGATTCTTGATCGTGATGATCTGGATGCCGAAGAGCATTTCAAAACCCTGATGGTCAGAGCATGGGAGCGTACTAATAAACCGGTTCGGTTGCTGGGGCTGGGGGTTCGGCTGATTGATCTGCGTGCGCCAGAGCGATTTTTGCAGCTGGAACTGTTTGAGCGAAAACGACCAGGGCTTTGA
- a CDS encoding DUF2721 domain-containing protein translates to MQLTLTTPALLFPAISLLFLSYTNKFLALASLIRTLHEESRNNPNSPVISGQLENLRRRMKLIKHMQGTGIMSFISCVLVMFLLHFNLFQWGFVIFGLSLFFLLVSLVICLMEIKISIDALELQVQQMHH, encoded by the coding sequence ATGCAGTTGACCCTTACCACGCCAGCGCTGTTATTTCCGGCAATTTCTCTGTTATTTCTCTCTTATACCAATAAATTTCTGGCACTGGCCTCTCTGATTCGAACGTTGCACGAAGAAAGCCGGAATAACCCGAACAGTCCCGTGATCAGCGGGCAGCTGGAAAACCTGCGGCGGCGAATGAAGCTGATTAAACACATGCAGGGCACCGGAATCATGAGTTTTATCAGTTGTGTACTGGTGATGTTTTTGCTGCATTTCAATTTGTTTCAGTGGGGGTTTGTCATTTTTGGCCTGAGCCTGTTTTTTCTGCTGGTTTCTCTGGTGATCTGCCTGATGGAAATCAAAATTTCGATTGATGCGCTGGAGCTGCAGGTTCAGCAGATGCATCATTAA
- a CDS encoding paraquat-inducible protein A: protein MTTTTNRTKNLAPLIILLLSLALLIPGITQPLITLQASLSHQALVETGKTLVEQQDMHPAMKSMASQFLGSLRVNGDSLVYDKTRSILGTAQDLWQFGYRFVAILILVFSVVIPAIKSILLIAACFSRSSGILLKANAVLSKWSMSDVFAMGVIIALLAANAASSESAAVNFNAQLHNGFYWFVAYCLLSSAGSQLLTRNSYEVN, encoded by the coding sequence ATGACCACAACAACAAACCGAACAAAAAATCTGGCTCCACTGATTATTCTGCTGCTCTCCCTTGCCCTGCTGATACCGGGCATTACACAGCCATTAATCACCCTGCAGGCATCACTCAGCCACCAGGCCCTGGTGGAAACCGGCAAAACCCTGGTAGAACAACAGGACATGCACCCGGCCATGAAATCCATGGCCAGCCAGTTTCTGGGTAGTCTGAGAGTCAACGGTGATAGCCTGGTTTACGACAAAACCCGCAGTATTCTGGGAACCGCTCAAGACCTCTGGCAATTTGGCTATCGCTTTGTGGCCATTCTTATTCTGGTATTCAGCGTTGTTATACCCGCCATAAAATCCATCCTGCTAATCGCCGCCTGCTTTTCCCGGTCATCCGGCATCTTGCTTAAAGCCAATGCTGTCTTAAGCAAGTGGTCCATGTCGGACGTCTTTGCCATGGGGGTGATTATCGCCCTGCTGGCAGCCAATGCCGCCTCGTCGGAAAGTGCTGCGGTCAACTTCAATGCACAGCTGCACAACGGCTTCTACTGGTTTGTTGCCTACTGTCTTTTATCCTCTGCCGGTTCACAGCTTCTGACCAGAAATAGTTATGAGGTAAACTGA
- the recJ gene encoding single-stranded-DNA-specific exonuclease RecJ, which translates to MQKQIIRRDVTELLSTSLPPLLARVYAARGITSENEIARQLKGLHHYTHLKDIEVAAHLLADAIVEQKKILIVGDFDCDGATSSALGVLAIRAMGGQVDYLVPNRFEYGYGLTPEIVTVAESYQPQVLVTVDNGISSLSGVAAARARGWQVVVTDHHLAGRELPDADAIVNPNQPDCPFPGKNTAGVGIIFYVMCALRTELNQRGWFDHHPAFNPFELLDLVALGTVADVVSLDKNNRILAHQGLARIRAGHCRPGIKALIDISGRSQSRLVASDLGFALGPRLNAAGRLDDMSTGIELLLTPHIEQAREIASELDSLNRDRKDIETGMQQEALAELAKLNLDKETELPWGISLYQQGWHQGVIGILASRIKDKLHRPVIAFAAADNGELKGSARSVKGLHMRDALDTIAREHPELIIKFGGHAMAAGLSIKQDGLTAFSDCFDKVVREQLDADALEAEIHTDGTLENHDFTLQTAQMLRDAGPWGQSFPEPCFDGRFQLIQQRLVGQKHLKMVLKIPDSEFYLDGIAFNIDPQLWPNPAIHRIRAVYKLDINEFRGQQSLQLLVDYFEPVA; encoded by the coding sequence ATGCAAAAACAGATTATCCGTCGAGACGTTACCGAACTACTGTCTACTTCCCTACCCCCTCTGCTGGCACGCGTATACGCCGCCAGGGGTATTACCAGTGAAAACGAAATAGCACGCCAGCTGAAGGGGCTGCACCATTACACTCACCTTAAAGATATTGAAGTTGCCGCCCATCTCCTGGCCGATGCCATCGTCGAACAGAAGAAGATTCTGATTGTTGGTGATTTTGACTGCGATGGCGCCACCAGCAGCGCCCTTGGTGTACTGGCTATCCGCGCCATGGGCGGACAGGTGGATTATCTGGTTCCCAACCGTTTTGAATACGGCTATGGCTTAACCCCTGAAATAGTGACAGTGGCGGAATCTTATCAGCCACAGGTTCTGGTGACGGTTGATAACGGTATTTCCAGCCTTTCAGGAGTAGCCGCCGCCAGAGCCAGGGGCTGGCAGGTGGTTGTCACCGACCACCACCTTGCCGGGCGGGAGCTACCTGATGCCGATGCGATTGTGAATCCAAACCAGCCCGACTGTCCATTTCCGGGCAAAAACACGGCAGGTGTCGGCATTATCTTTTATGTGATGTGCGCCCTGCGCACCGAGCTGAACCAGCGCGGCTGGTTTGACCATCATCCTGCCTTCAACCCTTTCGAGTTACTGGATCTGGTGGCGCTCGGCACCGTTGCAGACGTTGTCAGCCTGGATAAAAACAACCGTATTCTTGCCCATCAGGGGTTAGCAAGAATTCGTGCCGGTCATTGCCGACCCGGTATCAAGGCATTAATCGACATATCCGGGCGCAGCCAGTCCAGACTGGTCGCCAGTGATCTTGGCTTTGCCCTGGGACCGAGACTCAATGCAGCCGGGCGTCTGGACGATATGTCCACCGGCATTGAACTGCTGCTCACTCCACACATTGAGCAGGCCAGAGAGATAGCCTCCGAACTGGACAGCCTGAATCGGGACAGAAAGGATATTGAGACCGGTATGCAACAGGAAGCTCTGGCTGAACTGGCAAAGCTCAATCTGGACAAAGAGACTGAACTACCCTGGGGGATCAGCCTGTATCAGCAAGGCTGGCATCAGGGCGTTATCGGTATTCTGGCTTCACGGATTAAAGATAAGCTACACCGCCCGGTGATTGCCTTTGCTGCGGCGGATAATGGTGAACTGAAAGGTTCTGCCCGCTCTGTCAAAGGCCTGCACATGCGCGATGCCCTTGATACCATTGCCAGAGAGCATCCGGAACTGATCATCAAATTTGGCGGTCACGCCATGGCTGCCGGATTAAGCATTAAGCAGGATGGATTGACTGCCTTCTCGGACTGCTTTGACAAAGTCGTCCGGGAACAACTGGATGCCGACGCCCTGGAGGCGGAAATTCACACCGACGGCACTCTGGAAAACCATGACTTTACCCTCCAGACTGCGCAGATGCTCAGAGATGCCGGCCCCTGGGGACAAAGCTTTCCCGAACCCTGCTTTGATGGCCGGTTTCAGTTAATACAGCAGCGACTGGTGGGGCAGAAGCACCTGAAGATGGTATTAAAAATTCCGGACAGCGAATTTTATCTGGATGGGATCGCTTTCAATATCGACCCTCAGCTCTGGCCGAACCCTGCTATCCATCGCATCCGGGCAGTCTATAAACTGGATATCAATGAGTTCCGGGGCCAGCAGTCCCTGCAATTGCTGGTCGATTATTTTGAGCCTGTGGCCTGA